Proteins from one Prevotella sp. E2-28 genomic window:
- the glyA gene encoding serine hydroxymethyltransferase produces MKRDNTIFELIEKEHQRQLKGIELIASENFVSDQVMEAMGSYLTNKYAEGYPGKRYYGGCQVVDEVEQLAIDRVCKLFGAEYANVQPHSGAQANAAVLLAVLQPGDTFMGLNLAHGGHLSHGSLVNTSGILYKPVGYNLNEKTGRVDYDEMEALALEHKPKLIIGGGSAYSREWDYKRMREIADKVGALLMIDMAHPAGLIAAGLLDNPVKYAHIVTSTTHKTLRGPRGGIILLGKDFDNPWGLKTPKGEIKKMSALLNSAVFPGQQGGPLEHVIAAKAVAFGEALQPEFKEWAKQVQKNAKVLADELIKRGFTIVSGGTDNHSMLVDLRSKYPELTGKVAENALVAADITVNKNMVPFDSRSAFQTSGIRLGTPAITTRGAKEDLMIQIAAWIEEVLNDPTNDEVIASVRARVNEKMKEYPLFAY; encoded by the coding sequence ATGAAAAGAGACAACACCATTTTTGAGTTGATCGAGAAAGAGCATCAGCGCCAGTTGAAAGGCATTGAGCTGATTGCCAGTGAGAACTTTGTAAGCGACCAGGTAATGGAGGCTATGGGCTCCTACCTGACCAACAAGTATGCTGAGGGTTATCCTGGTAAGCGCTACTACGGCGGATGTCAGGTAGTAGATGAGGTAGAACAGCTGGCCATCGACCGCGTATGCAAACTGTTTGGTGCAGAATATGCTAACGTGCAGCCTCACTCTGGCGCACAGGCTAATGCTGCCGTTCTGCTAGCTGTACTGCAGCCCGGCGACACCTTCATGGGTCTGAATCTGGCACATGGTGGTCACCTGAGCCACGGCTCACTGGTCAACACGAGTGGTATCCTCTATAAGCCCGTAGGCTACAACCTGAACGAGAAAACAGGTCGTGTAGATTACGATGAGATGGAGGCATTGGCACTGGAGCACAAGCCAAAGCTGATTATCGGTGGTGGTTCTGCCTACAGCCGTGAGTGGGACTACAAGCGTATGCGCGAGATTGCCGATAAGGTAGGCGCTCTGCTGATGATTGATATGGCTCACCCTGCAGGTCTGATTGCCGCTGGCTTGCTGGATAACCCCGTAAAGTACGCTCACATCGTAACCTCTACCACCCACAAGACCCTGCGTGGTCCTCGTGGCGGTATTATCCTGCTGGGTAAGGACTTCGACAATCCTTGGGGCCTGAAGACTCCTAAGGGTGAAATCAAGAAGATGTCAGCTCTGCTGAACAGCGCCGTATTCCCAGGACAGCAGGGTGGTCCTCTGGAGCACGTTATCGCTGCTAAGGCTGTAGCCTTCGGCGAGGCTCTGCAGCCCGAGTTCAAGGAGTGGGCTAAGCAGGTACAGAAGAACGCTAAGGTGTTGGCCGACGAGCTCATCAAGCGTGGCTTCACCATCGTTTCTGGTGGTACCGACAACCACTCTATGCTGGTTGACCTGCGCTCTAAGTATCCTGAGCTGACAGGTAAGGTAGCCGAAAATGCCCTGGTTGCTGCCGACATCACCGTCAACAAGAACATGGTGCCCTTCGATAGCCGTAGCGCTTTCCAAACATCCGGTATCCGTCTGGGTACTCCTGCCATCACCACACGTGGTGCCAAGGAAGACCTGATGATTCAGATTGCCGCTTGGATTGAGGAAGTGCTGAACGACCCCACCAACGATGAGGTTATCGCAAGCGTTCGTGCTCGTGTGAACGAGAAGATGAAGGAGTATCCCCTCTTCGCATATTAA
- a CDS encoding CotH kinase family protein produces MNLKRILLITIGLLSASVSMTADDEVNWSDVTKRFVKNTDFNSGNYDGWTVESNAGQKTVSANIMRFWNGTFNFSQEIVQLPKGKYRLSVQGFYRAQGDNYQAYKSGTEQITAFLYAGNVSTPLVSVYSESMTTNAGNRQQHDGKYYPDNSTSAAAAFEEGNYKGNSLEFEAEGNVIIGVRCEQGESDNYCALDNFKLEYASPISPDGKSWIDMTDLLLTNPGFTNNDKSGWVVNSSASSQNASWDCMEFWNGTFNISQQIKNGPIGKYRLSVQSYYRCQANDRGYSKYQNGTENITGYMYGGDTQQKLVSIYSQSMSEYYNGCWNPNGQNIYFPNTMESARAAFDKGLYWNTLDFEAGGDFSIGLKCESNQSDNWCIFDNFRLEYYGDMVKVSSIEVKADKTELIIGETATATAIASPANATFTWVDWSSDNEQVVTIDNTGLITAHSVGTATITATALDGSGTTGTMSISVTRNPATANSLFINEIMVSNIDEYISPAFNFDGWIELYNPTDRPVELTGLKLSDPVNGEGPWIMPQVMGIIPAKSFRLIWFDSADLRPDQVPFKLNTDGGTILITDENDNVIASQDYPAALERISYARATDMTGEWGYTSTPTPGTSNNGIALLTQQLAAPVVDQPSQLFNGTLTITVNIPGGCTLRYTTDGTLPTLENGQTSKTGQFTINSTSNYRFRLFSSDLLPSRVTTRSYILRDKDYYLPVVSVVSDPDFIYSSEIGVFAKGPNGRPGNGQSENCNWNMNWERPVNFSFLDGDGEMMLNQDVNLEMCGGWSRAWTPHSFKLKGDKEMGGNKHLPYPFFEQKPYIRNRTIQIRNGGNDTNARFKDPAIQVIIARSGLNIDYQSYQPVHEFINGSYIGVLNMREPNNKHFVYANYGWDDDEIDQFEMGPDSGYVQKCGTPDAFFELVDVLSPNAANAQTYEEICRVLDIDEFINYIATQLYLGGTDFPQNNVKAFRHRDGGRFRFVIFDLDFAFDTSDPFNTFFNKENYLFNELYPRSLGRIQDQIRLVTLFKNLLKNEEFRQRFIDTYCIIGGSVFEPSRCDEIIDELLARVEPAMNLKNESSSSKANEVKSALRYRLNTSINALKNYRTFNLSSSTPLQIKLSSNTEGGKLYINDIEVPTDNFNGKLFAPANIKAVAPAGYKFYRWERENGQLYSPRAEISLPTEDINLVAAFTELTNSEKVAEGITPVRINEVSGSNDSYIDEYGKKGDWVELYNTTSEPVDVEGMYLTDNLEKPTKYQITKGSTHANTIIPAHGHLIIWCDKRETSDQGLHASFKIDGDGGVLSLTAADRSWQDVIAYEAHDARTTVGRYPDGTAEVYALSQATIGKSNIKTSYITAVEQDIEKVTRVANITAANGLRICYGSEQVLIKSDDADMADVKIYQANGQLVSQQSVSLKGGKARVDVSSLGHGLYVARAVNNEGTCVSCKFMK; encoded by the coding sequence ATGAACCTAAAGCGAATCCTTTTAATCACCATTGGCTTATTGTCTGCAAGTGTCAGTATGACTGCTGACGATGAGGTCAACTGGTCCGATGTTACCAAACGCTTTGTCAAGAACACAGATTTTAACAGTGGAAACTATGACGGATGGACGGTTGAGAGTAACGCCGGACAAAAAACTGTCAGTGCCAACATCATGCGTTTCTGGAACGGCACATTCAATTTCAGCCAGGAGATTGTCCAACTGCCAAAAGGCAAGTATCGACTGTCTGTGCAAGGATTCTATCGTGCACAAGGTGACAACTACCAAGCCTACAAAAGCGGCACAGAGCAGATTACAGCTTTCCTCTATGCTGGAAATGTTAGCACACCGCTGGTAAGTGTCTATTCCGAATCCATGACCACTAATGCTGGCAATCGCCAACAACACGATGGAAAATATTATCCCGACAACAGCACCAGCGCAGCTGCCGCCTTTGAAGAGGGAAACTATAAAGGTAACAGTTTGGAGTTTGAAGCCGAAGGAAATGTGATTATCGGCGTGAGATGTGAACAGGGAGAGTCAGACAACTACTGCGCCCTGGACAACTTCAAACTGGAATATGCCAGTCCTATTAGTCCCGACGGCAAGTCGTGGATAGATATGACTGACCTGCTACTTACCAATCCTGGCTTCACAAATAACGATAAGAGCGGATGGGTGGTAAACAGTAGCGCATCGTCGCAGAATGCCAGCTGGGACTGTATGGAGTTTTGGAATGGCACGTTCAATATCTCTCAACAGATTAAAAACGGCCCCATAGGAAAATATCGCCTTAGCGTACAGTCTTATTATCGCTGTCAAGCCAACGACAGGGGCTATTCCAAATATCAGAACGGCACAGAAAACATTACTGGCTATATGTATGGTGGCGATACTCAACAGAAACTGGTGAGTATCTATTCGCAGTCTATGAGCGAATATTACAATGGCTGCTGGAATCCCAACGGACAAAACATCTATTTCCCTAACACGATGGAATCGGCACGAGCCGCTTTCGACAAAGGGCTGTATTGGAACACACTCGATTTCGAGGCTGGAGGCGATTTTAGCATCGGTCTGAAATGCGAGAGCAATCAGAGCGACAACTGGTGTATCTTCGATAACTTCCGATTGGAATACTATGGCGACATGGTGAAAGTAAGTAGTATTGAAGTGAAAGCCGACAAGACGGAACTCATCATCGGCGAAACAGCTACAGCTACAGCCATAGCATCGCCAGCCAATGCCACCTTTACATGGGTTGACTGGTCGTCAGACAACGAACAGGTAGTCACGATAGATAATACAGGTCTTATCACAGCACATAGCGTAGGTACAGCAACCATCACGGCAACAGCACTCGACGGTTCTGGCACTACAGGCACGATGAGCATCAGCGTTACAAGAAACCCTGCAACGGCCAACTCGCTATTCATCAACGAGATTATGGTCTCAAACATTGACGAATATATCAGTCCAGCCTTCAACTTCGACGGATGGATAGAGCTCTATAACCCCACTGACAGACCTGTAGAACTGACTGGACTGAAGCTTAGCGACCCCGTAAACGGTGAAGGTCCATGGATTATGCCACAGGTAATGGGTATCATTCCTGCCAAGAGTTTTCGACTTATTTGGTTCGATTCTGCAGACTTACGTCCAGACCAGGTTCCATTTAAGCTGAATACCGATGGTGGTACCATTCTCATTACTGACGAGAACGACAACGTGATTGCCTCGCAGGATTATCCCGCAGCCTTAGAACGTATCAGCTATGCACGCGCTACGGATATGACAGGCGAATGGGGCTACACCAGTACACCTACACCTGGAACATCCAACAACGGCATCGCTCTGCTGACACAGCAACTGGCAGCTCCCGTGGTTGATCAGCCCTCACAGCTGTTTAACGGCACGCTGACCATCACCGTCAATATTCCCGGTGGATGCACCTTGCGCTATACCACCGATGGAACGCTTCCTACATTGGAAAACGGACAGACCAGCAAGACGGGCCAATTTACCATCAACAGCACCAGTAATTATCGTTTCCGCCTATTCAGCAGCGACCTACTGCCCTCGCGCGTCACCACGCGTTCTTATATATTACGCGATAAGGACTATTACCTGCCTGTAGTATCGGTGGTCAGCGATCCCGACTTTATCTATAGTTCAGAGATTGGTGTCTTCGCAAAGGGACCCAACGGCCGCCCAGGCAACGGACAGTCGGAGAACTGCAACTGGAACATGAACTGGGAACGCCCTGTAAACTTCTCATTCCTCGACGGAGACGGCGAAATGATGTTGAATCAGGACGTGAACCTCGAGATGTGTGGCGGATGGAGCCGTGCATGGACACCCCACTCTTTCAAGCTGAAAGGCGACAAGGAAATGGGTGGCAACAAGCATCTGCCCTACCCCTTCTTTGAGCAAAAGCCGTATATCCGCAACCGTACAATTCAGATTCGCAATGGTGGCAATGATACAAATGCCCGTTTCAAAGACCCTGCCATTCAGGTTATCATTGCAAGATCGGGCCTCAACATCGACTACCAGAGTTACCAGCCTGTGCATGAGTTCATCAACGGTAGCTATATCGGCGTGCTCAATATGCGCGAGCCCAACAACAAGCATTTCGTATATGCCAACTACGGATGGGACGATGATGAGATAGATCAGTTTGAAATGGGACCAGACTCAGGATATGTGCAGAAATGCGGCACCCCTGATGCGTTCTTCGAACTGGTTGACGTCTTGTCGCCAAATGCAGCAAATGCACAGACATACGAGGAAATATGCCGTGTACTCGACATTGACGAGTTTATCAACTATATTGCAACACAGTTGTACCTGGGTGGCACTGACTTTCCCCAGAACAATGTCAAAGCATTCCGTCATCGTGACGGTGGCCGTTTCCGCTTTGTCATCTTCGATCTTGATTTCGCCTTTGACACCTCTGATCCTTTTAACACGTTCTTCAACAAAGAGAATTACTTGTTTAACGAATTATATCCAAGGTCACTGGGACGCATCCAAGACCAGATCCGACTGGTTACCCTCTTTAAGAACTTGCTGAAGAATGAAGAGTTCCGTCAACGCTTTATTGACACCTACTGCATCATAGGAGGTAGCGTGTTTGAGCCTTCACGCTGTGATGAGATTATCGATGAATTGCTGGCACGCGTAGAACCGGCTATGAATCTGAAGAACGAGTCATCAAGCAGTAAGGCCAACGAGGTGAAATCTGCTTTACGCTACCGTTTGAACACCTCTATTAATGCGCTGAAGAATTACAGAACCTTCAATCTCTCGTCGTCAACTCCCTTACAGATAAAGCTGAGCAGCAATACAGAAGGGGGAAAACTCTATATCAACGACATTGAAGTACCTACAGACAACTTTAACGGAAAGCTCTTTGCGCCAGCCAACATCAAGGCTGTGGCACCTGCTGGCTATAAATTCTACAGATGGGAGCGCGAGAATGGTCAGTTGTATTCTCCAAGAGCAGAGATTTCCCTGCCTACTGAAGACATCAACTTGGTAGCTGCATTCACAGAACTCACCAACAGCGAAAAGGTGGCTGAGGGTATTACACCTGTGCGTATCAACGAGGTTAGCGGCTCTAACGACAGCTATATTGACGAATACGGCAAGAAAGGCGACTGGGTGGAACTCTATAACACCACAAGCGAACCTGTTGACGTAGAAGGAATGTATCTGACTGATAACCTTGAGAAGCCTACGAAATACCAAATTACAAAAGGCAGCACACATGCAAACACCATCATTCCTGCTCACGGTCATCTGATTATCTGGTGCGATAAACGCGAGACAAGCGACCAGGGGCTGCATGCCTCTTTCAAGATTGATGGCGATGGTGGTGTACTGTCTCTGACTGCTGCCGATCGTAGTTGGCAGGATGTCATAGCCTATGAGGCTCATGATGCACGCACCACAGTAGGTCGCTATCCTGACGGCACAGCAGAAGTCTATGCCTTGAGTCAGGCCACTATTGGCAAAAGTAATATCAAGACATCCTATATAACTGCAGTAGAGCAGGATATAGAGAAAGTTACCCGTGTAGCCAATATCACAGCTGCTAACGGCCTGCGTATATGTTACGGTTCAGAACAAGTTCTTATCAAGAGCGACGATGCCGACATGGCCGATGTAAAAATATATCAGGCTAACGGTCAACTGGTATCCCAGCAGAGCGTCAGCCTGAAAGGTGGAAAAGCCCGCGTTGATGTTTCCTCACTCGGTCATGGTCTTTACGTAGCCCGTGCCGTGAATAACGAGGGAACCTGCGTGAGCTGTAAGTTCATGAAATAA
- a CDS encoding glycoside hydrolase family 2 TIM barrel-domain containing protein has translation MKRNRLWALLAVAALGMTTAVAQRNETMLNFGWRFQAGNVENGAETGLNDKEWREVSVPHDFQIEQPWVAPEAGEKADNDDPAANIKSRLSSRGFKEMGMGWYRLHLTPADSLKGRRLLLDFGGIMYVGDVYVNGKHVGSTDYGYVGFQIDVTNELKCGQENVIAVCADTREPGNSRWYTGGGLFRDVKLVSTNRELYFERHPLQITTRDNRYVTISAEVASRGRDKRMPIALRILDPQGNSVYEGRVEMRRNTPTRIVEQQLVEVEIPDAQLWDTEHPNLYTLEATLYNEKGVAVDCTKERFGIRTIEITPEQGFLLNGKKVLLKGYANHHSLGALGAAAYPRAIEKRIKLMKQYGINHIRTSHNPYSREFIEMCDENGILVVDELYDKWTRQHTGGRVPFEALWQKDVPEWIKRDRNSPSVVMWSLGNELQQDPNQPYNDYGVTMYRLMRTLVNRYDSTRMVTVAMHPRYRNWQTDSLPCDLAMITDVQAYNYRYMYFPGDGKRFPWMKFYQSEASIAAMGQNYFEMDLQKVIGLAYWGAIDYLGESQGWPAKGWSQGVFDLELNPKPKAYYMKSFLNPDEPVVHIAVVEKKGDIMWNGVQTGNDGMSDHWNRAEGQTLSLVTYTNADEVELVLNGKSLGKQQNDVKNAKMRNQIRWNNVKYEPGKLVAIARTNGREVARHQIETTGEAVRLKAEADNAVWQADGLDLQHVQIVAVDKKGRRVQTAMSEVTFSVEGPADIVGVINGDINSNEMTVGNKRSLYNGTCTVMLRSKKGEKGEVLLTASAPGMKPVKIKLQTL, from the coding sequence ATGAAAAGAAATAGATTATGGGCTCTGCTGGCTGTGGCTGCACTGGGCATGACTACTGCGGTGGCTCAACGTAATGAAACGATGCTTAACTTTGGCTGGCGCTTTCAGGCCGGCAATGTGGAAAACGGAGCCGAAACGGGGCTGAATGATAAGGAATGGCGCGAGGTAAGCGTGCCTCACGACTTCCAGATAGAGCAGCCGTGGGTGGCGCCGGAGGCTGGCGAGAAGGCGGATAACGACGACCCTGCGGCAAATATCAAAAGCCGATTGTCGAGTCGAGGCTTCAAAGAGATGGGGATGGGCTGGTACAGGCTACATCTGACTCCTGCCGACTCGCTGAAAGGCCGCAGACTGTTGCTGGACTTCGGTGGTATCATGTACGTGGGCGATGTCTATGTAAACGGTAAGCATGTGGGCAGTACGGACTACGGCTACGTGGGCTTTCAGATTGACGTGACCAATGAGCTGAAATGTGGGCAGGAAAACGTGATTGCGGTTTGTGCCGATACACGCGAACCTGGGAATTCGCGCTGGTACACGGGTGGCGGACTGTTTAGGGATGTGAAGTTGGTCAGTACCAATCGCGAACTCTATTTCGAGCGTCATCCGCTACAGATCACCACACGTGATAACAGATATGTGACAATTTCGGCTGAGGTAGCTTCTCGTGGGCGTGACAAGAGAATGCCTATAGCACTCAGAATACTGGATCCGCAGGGCAACAGCGTTTATGAGGGCAGGGTAGAGATGCGCAGAAATACGCCCACACGTATTGTGGAGCAGCAACTGGTAGAGGTGGAGATTCCCGATGCGCAGCTATGGGATACAGAGCATCCTAACCTCTATACGCTGGAGGCTACGCTGTATAACGAGAAAGGTGTGGCTGTAGATTGCACAAAGGAGCGCTTCGGCATTCGTACCATTGAGATAACGCCTGAACAGGGATTCCTGCTAAACGGGAAGAAGGTGTTGCTGAAGGGATATGCCAACCACCACTCGCTGGGTGCGCTGGGGGCAGCAGCCTATCCGAGGGCTATAGAGAAGCGCATCAAGTTGATGAAGCAGTATGGCATCAATCATATACGCACCAGTCATAACCCCTACAGCCGCGAGTTTATCGAGATGTGCGATGAGAACGGTATCCTTGTGGTTGATGAATTGTATGACAAATGGACACGACAGCACACGGGCGGACGGGTGCCGTTTGAGGCGCTGTGGCAGAAAGATGTTCCAGAATGGATTAAGCGCGACAGAAATTCTCCTTCTGTGGTGATGTGGAGCTTGGGTAACGAACTGCAGCAAGATCCTAACCAGCCCTATAATGATTATGGTGTGACGATGTACCGACTGATGCGAACACTCGTCAATAGATATGATTCTACGCGAATGGTTACTGTGGCTATGCATCCGCGCTATCGCAATTGGCAGACCGATTCGCTGCCTTGCGATCTGGCTATGATTACCGATGTGCAAGCGTATAATTATAGGTATATGTACTTCCCTGGTGATGGAAAGCGATTCCCATGGATGAAGTTCTATCAGAGCGAGGCTTCTATAGCTGCTATGGGACAGAACTATTTCGAGATGGATTTGCAGAAAGTTATTGGACTGGCTTACTGGGGAGCTATAGACTATCTGGGCGAGAGTCAGGGATGGCCTGCAAAGGGATGGAGTCAGGGTGTCTTTGATCTGGAACTAAATCCCAAGCCCAAGGCCTACTATATGAAAAGTTTCCTCAACCCCGATGAGCCAGTGGTACACATAGCCGTGGTAGAAAAGAAGGGCGATATCATGTGGAACGGTGTGCAGACGGGTAATGACGGCATGAGCGACCACTGGAATAGGGCTGAGGGACAGACGCTGTCGCTCGTCACCTATACCAATGCCGATGAGGTAGAACTGGTACTGAATGGTAAATCTCTGGGCAAGCAGCAGAATGATGTGAAGAACGCCAAAATGCGCAATCAGATACGCTGGAACAACGTAAAGTATGAGCCAGGAAAACTAGTGGCTATTGCTCGCACAAACGGACGTGAGGTGGCTCGCCATCAGATAGAGACCACAGGCGAGGCTGTACGCTTGAAAGCTGAGGCCGATAATGCTGTATGGCAGGCTGACGGTTTGGATTTGCAGCACGTGCAGATTGTGGCTGTTGACAAGAAAGGCCGCAGGGTGCAAACGGCTATGAGCGAGGTGACATTCAGCGTAGAAGGACCAGCTGATATCGTGGGTGTGATTAATGGCGATATCAATTCTAACGAGATGACAGTAGGCAATAAGCGCAGCCTCTATAACGGCACTTGCACGGTCATGCTGCGCTCAAAGAAAGGAGAGAAAGGTGAAGTCTTGCTGACGGCATCAGCGCCAGGCATGAAACCTGTTAAAATAAAGCTACAAACACTCTAA
- the rlmH gene encoding 23S rRNA (pseudouridine(1915)-N(3))-methyltransferase RlmH, with amino-acid sequence MKTELILVGKTVNKHFVAGINDYAERISHYMPFNITTIPELKNTKNLTEDQQKTAEGELILKQIQPQDTVVLLDERGREPRSIELASWLEQKRNTARRLVFVIGGPYGFSPAVYQRANEQLSLSRLTFSHQMVRLVFTEQLYRACTIIKGEPYHHE; translated from the coding sequence ATGAAGACAGAACTTATCCTTGTAGGCAAGACGGTAAACAAGCATTTTGTTGCAGGCATCAATGACTATGCCGAGCGCATCAGTCATTATATGCCTTTCAATATTACAACTATTCCTGAGTTGAAAAATACCAAGAACCTCACCGAAGACCAGCAGAAAACGGCCGAGGGCGAACTTATCCTCAAGCAGATTCAGCCACAGGATACCGTGGTGCTGCTCGATGAACGCGGACGCGAGCCGCGCAGCATAGAACTGGCCTCATGGCTTGAACAGAAACGCAATACGGCCCGCCGACTGGTATTCGTCATTGGCGGACCGTATGGATTCTCTCCTGCTGTCTATCAGCGTGCTAATGAGCAGTTGTCGCTCTCACGCCTCACGTTCTCACACCAAATGGTGCGCCTCGTGTTTACCGAACAGCTCTATCGTGCTTGTACAATTATCAAGGGCGAGCCTTATCACCACGAGTAA
- a CDS encoding GTP-binding protein: MKVNKIETPVLLLTGYLGSGKTTLLNRILQNEKGIKFAVIVNDIGEVNIDATLIQQGGVVNQQDDSLVALQNGCICCTLKMDLVKQLQDIIQMQRFDYIVIEASGICEPGPIAQTICSIPSMDPEFTKDGYPRLDCIVTVVDALRMRDEFEGGALLTRPDIDEEDIENLVIQQIEFCNIVLLNKAAEVSAEELGRVRSIVRTLQPKAEIIECNYGDVDFDKILNTNMFDFDKVATSAAWIQEVERHHEEEEDDDDDDEHEHHHHDHDEHDHDEHEHHHHHHHHHHHDEGEAEEYGIGTFVYYRRGPFKLGLFDEFVARKWPKGVIRAKGICYFNDEMDMCYLFEQAGKQVSIRQAGQWFATMPKDELAQMMERDAALRADWDEQYGDRMQKIVFIGQHLDKELITKELDECLAK; the protein is encoded by the coding sequence ATGAAAGTGAACAAGATTGAAACTCCCGTACTGCTGCTGACGGGCTATCTGGGCAGCGGCAAGACAACATTACTGAATCGTATCCTTCAGAACGAGAAGGGCATTAAATTCGCTGTTATCGTAAACGATATCGGTGAGGTAAACATCGACGCCACACTGATTCAACAAGGCGGCGTAGTGAACCAACAGGACGACTCGCTGGTGGCTCTGCAAAACGGTTGTATCTGCTGCACGCTGAAGATGGACTTGGTGAAACAGCTACAGGACATTATCCAGATGCAGCGCTTCGACTATATCGTGATTGAGGCTAGCGGAATCTGCGAGCCTGGACCTATTGCACAGACCATCTGCTCTATCCCATCAATGGACCCAGAGTTTACAAAGGACGGCTACCCTCGTTTGGACTGCATTGTCACTGTGGTGGATGCCCTGCGTATGCGCGATGAGTTTGAGGGCGGCGCACTGCTCACCCGTCCCGATATTGACGAGGAGGATATTGAGAACTTGGTGATTCAGCAAATTGAGTTCTGTAACATCGTGTTACTGAACAAAGCTGCGGAGGTGAGTGCCGAGGAACTGGGACGCGTGCGTAGCATCGTTCGCACGCTGCAACCTAAGGCCGAAATCATTGAGTGCAACTATGGCGATGTAGATTTTGACAAGATTCTGAATACCAACATGTTCGACTTCGACAAGGTAGCCACTTCCGCTGCTTGGATTCAGGAGGTGGAGCGTCATCACGAAGAGGAAGAAGACGATGATGATGACGATGAGCACGAGCATCATCACCACGACCACGATGAACACGACCATGATGAGCACGAGCATCATCACCACCATCATCACCACCATCACCACGATGAGGGCGAGGCTGAGGAATATGGTATTGGCACATTCGTCTATTATCGTCGCGGCCCCTTCAAACTGGGACTCTTTGACGAGTTCGTGGCTCGCAAATGGCCAAAGGGCGTAATTCGCGCCAAGGGCATCTGTTATTTCAACGACGAGATGGATATGTGCTACCTCTTCGAACAGGCTGGCAAACAGGTGAGCATCCGTCAGGCAGGCCAGTGGTTTGCCACGATGCCAAAAGACGAACTGGCGCAGATGATGGAGCGCGACGCAGCCCTGCGTGCCGACTGGGACGAGCAGTATGGTGACCGTATGCAGAAGATTGTTTTCATAGGCCAACATCTGGATAAAGAACTTATCACAAAAGAATTGGACGAATGTTTGGCTAAATAA